A portion of the Bacillota bacterium genome contains these proteins:
- a CDS encoding aldo/keto reductase — MKYLQFNELKISKLVLGTDYYGTSVDVKTSYSLLNGFTESGGNCIDTARVYSDGTSESLIGEWLNERNNRHKIILVTKGGHPLNGHSRLSRENLTLDIDSSLNALKTDYIDIYFLHRDDTNRPIEEIMETLSEFIKSGKVRYIGCSNWTSERIEAANLYSKSSGLSGFSISQIQWSLAVSTPEAHGDPTLVCMNDKEYNWYLENNFPVMAFSSQAKGFFTRTIKNGLDSNNNKALSRFLTEENLKRLVKVRECADKFNITPTAAALGYITCNALPAVAIIGCKNINQLHDSLSASDVDLPSSAVDELNNL; from the coding sequence ATGAAATATCTGCAATTCAATGAATTAAAAATATCAAAATTAGTGCTTGGTACAGATTATTACGGTACCTCAGTTGACGTAAAAACAAGTTATTCACTGCTAAATGGTTTTACTGAATCGGGTGGGAATTGCATAGATACTGCTAGAGTGTATAGTGACGGTACAAGCGAAAGCCTTATCGGCGAATGGCTTAACGAGCGAAATAATCGTCACAAAATAATATTAGTAACCAAAGGCGGGCATCCTTTAAATGGTCATAGCCGTCTTTCACGTGAAAATCTAACTTTAGATATTGATTCCAGTCTTAACGCTTTAAAAACAGATTATATAGATATTTATTTTTTGCATCGCGATGACACAAATCGTCCTATTGAAGAAATTATGGAAACGTTATCAGAATTTATTAAGAGTGGGAAAGTTAGATATATTGGATGTTCGAATTGGACATCCGAGCGTATTGAAGCCGCTAATTTATATTCGAAATCATCAGGCCTGAGCGGGTTTAGTATAAGCCAAATCCAATGGAGCCTTGCTGTTTCCACACCAGAGGCACATGGTGACCCCACACTAGTGTGTATGAATGATAAAGAATATAACTGGTATTTAGAAAATAACTTTCCGGTGATGGCCTTTTCTTCTCAAGCAAAGGGTTTTTTCACTCGAACTATAAAAAACGGTTTGGATTCCAATAATAATAAAGCTCTCTCTAGATTTTTAACAGAAGAAAATTTAAAACGCCTTGTTAAAGTCAGGGAATGCGCCGATAAATTTAATATCACTCCGACGGCAGCAGCTCTAGGTTACATAACCTGCAATGCTTTGCCAGCAGTAGCTATAATTGGGTGTAAAAATATTAATCAGCTGCACGATTCCCTTTCAGCTTCAGATGTTGATCTTCCAAGTTCAGCAGTTGATGAATTGAATAATCTTTAA